CGCCATTAGATATAAAGGCAGTACCGCGCCCTCGAACTTCGCGCCGTAGACGAGCCGTATAAGCTTCGGCGCCAGCGCGAATATTCCCGCGCTGATCGCGAACCCCGCCCAAAAGAGGTATCTGCGTATCTTCGCGACCGCCGCTTTAAGCCGAGCGGCGTCTTTCCCCGAGGCGATATTGGTCAGGTGCGGGAAGACCGCCTGCGTCATGCTCACCGCCAGCACGCCTGAGACGCTGATGAAACGGAAGCCCGCCGCGTAAATGCCCGTCGCCTCATCTCCCTTAAAAATGTTCAGCAGTATCGTGTTCGTCTGGACGTACATCGCGATCAGCAATTGGATGACCGAGATATTCGCGCTCTCTTTGAACAACAACCCGCATTCATCCAAAGACAGCGGTTTTATGGCGCTCTTAGAGGCCACGAAACGCTTCGTGACGGCAAAACCTATGATAAAGAACAACAGGTATACGCCCAACTGCGCCAGCGCGACCGCGCCTATGCTCCTGTATTTGAATATCGCATACATCGACGCGGCGGTCCATACCGTGTAGAGCGATCCGCGCAGGGCTCCCTCGTATTTCATCTTCTGGAAAGCCCTGAAATACGCGAAGAACGAGAACATCAGGGATTCCACCAGGCGCGGCGACATCACAAGATATATAAGGGCCCTTCTTGCCGCCGGGTATCCCGCCGCCCTCAGCGCGGCCTCAATGACAATTATTCCCGTAAAGATAAGCGCCGAGCGCGACGCCAGGATATTATAAAAATAAGCGCCCGCCTTCTCCGGGTCCCTCGCAATGGACCTTATCGCGTAGTCGTTCATCCCGAAGAAGCTGGCGAAATATATTACCGTCGCCACCGAATACGCGAACGAAAAAAGCCCGAGGTCGGCCGCGCCGAGCACGCGCGCGAGCGCGATTATGACCGCCACGCCGCACGCCATGTTAAACGCTTCCGAGGCCGTCAGTATCAGCGCGTTCTTCGCTACGGCCTTATTCATCGGCAAGCGTTATCCTGTCCCTTATAGCATAATTGGCTATCGTGGATAACGCGGCGAAGAAGGCGAACACGGTAAGGCGCGACGGGTAATTCATGTCGGAGACGCAGTGTATCGCGTAAGCGATGAACCCGAACAATAAGCCAACGTTAAGGTTGAACAGGAATCCCTTGGACCTGCGGATATTGCCGATGCTTGTCGCTACTATAACGAAGAACAGCGACAATAGCGAGACGATGCCCAGGAGGCCGGTCTCCGCGTAATATTCGAGGTAAACGGTATGTATCGGGAACTTGAAAGCGCGGGATATGCGATCCGTCGTCTCGTCGTATGATTCCATGACCTCGACATAATTGTTTATTCCCACGCCTACGAGGGGGTGCGCGGTTATTATCTCGGCCGCGACATAGAACTGGCTGACCCTAGCCGCCGCGGCACCCCTGTCCCTGGAGACGACTCTCTTGATTATCTTCGGGGAAAATGCCGCCAAGATGCCCACGGCCAGCAGGACGATCAACAGTGTCTTGAAAAAGAACTTCTGCTCGTAGATGTTCCTTGCCGTGACGATGAAGAACAATAAGAACGACGCTACGACCACCCCGACCCAGCCTCCGCGCGAGAGCGTATAAATCAGCGAGAAGCCGCCCGCGAACATCGCGACGGTCGCCAGCCTGCGCAGGGCAACGTTGCGCCTGACGAACGACATCGCGAACATCAGCGGTATCAGGAACTCAAGGTAGTTGCTGAAGAGGTTAGGATGGCCGAAAAGCCCCGACGGCCTGAATATCTGGTGCTCCTCTTCGTACGATAGGTACGGGGTCTTGAGCTCGCCGAGGTACAGGAGGCCCAGCGTGTCGCGGAAATAGACTTGCATTATGACTATGGCTGTTTGGAGTATCAGCCCGACAGCAAGCGTGGCGACTATGACCTTTATCTCCTTCATCGAGTTTATGTTATTGATGAAGTAAAAATAGACCAGGACGGCCTTTACCATCATCGCTATCTCGATGAACGACCGGTCGAACCTTACGGCGTTGACCAGCGAGAGGATGTCCGCGGCTACCATCGCGAACATCAGGAACATCACCGGCGTCATCCAGATGATCCTGCGGCCCCCCTTCTCGCTGTGGGCCATGCTGTATATCCACAGTCCGTAAAGGACCGCCAGGAACGCGTCGGTCGCGTAGAAAGGCAATACGTCGCCGAGCGACGGTATGGGGCTGTCTATCCTGAATATCGCCTTGTTAATATTGATAGGCAGGAAGAATACCAGCAGGGTCAGGTAATAGAGTTTTTTATCGCGGAAGAACAGCGACCCCACCACGATGAGCAGGCCCGCGCCCATCGTGAGCACGAAACGGAGCGGCAGCAATCCCGATACCGCCGATAACGCCCCTATCGCCGCGCATATGAGTAATGAGAACGCGATGTTCCTGAAACCGGCGTTTTCCTTCTTATCAGACATGCTTGTAGATGAAAGCCGGGATAAAATATCTCTGGTTCGTCAAGACCGCCCCCAGGAAAGTGATCCCCTCTCTCTCAGTCTTGCGCAGTATGTCCTTTATAACCTCGCGCCTTGTCGAGCTCTCCTTCACGACCATGATCCCTAAGTCCGCCTGCTTGCAAACAAGCAGGGTAGCGGCCGAACTCTTCATCGACGGGGTGTCGAAGATGACCAGGTCGTAATGTTTCTTGGCTTCGTCGATCAGGTGGCGTATCTTGTCGGCCTTGAATGCCGCCCTCGAATCCGCCCTTCCCGCCGTTATGACGTCGAGGTTGTTGTTTATAGTGTTCTTGGCCTTCTCGATACCCATATCACCGTCCAGGATATCGCTGAGCCCGGGATTTTCCGGGAGGCCGAAGAGCCTGTTCAATGAAGGCGACTTCGTGTTCGCGTCTATCAGCAGCGTCTTTATATGCGAACGCTTGCTTAAGATCACCGCGATGTCCTTTGCGGTCACGCTCTTGCCTTCCTGCTTCTCAGTGCTTGTCACTGCCACGCAGACCGGATGCCTCTCCTTAACGAGGATCTGGAGCCGTCCGGCAAACAGTTCATACGCGCCGTAATATGAGTCGTCCATGTTCGGGTCGAGGTCGCTGGCCATCCTTGTCTTTAACGCGGGTATGGACGCGAGGACGTGCAGGCCGAGGTATTTCTCCACTTCGAGCGGCGTCTTTACGGAGTGGTCGAGCATTTCCATGGCGAACATGCCGGCAATGCCGAATATGATGAACAGCACGAGCGTCACCAGGTAAGCTATTTTCTTGTTCGGCGTGCTGGGCCATGCAGGCACCGAAGCCTGCTCTATGACCTTGATATTACCGGTGCTCATCGCATCACTGAAACCAACCGTATTCTTGGCGATCTCTTCGCGGATCGCTTTCAGCTGGTTCTCGAGTATCGTTATCTTCGGGTGTTTCTCGCCGTATTTCGTGCGGTACTCGTCCATCTGCTGCATCATGTTGAACAATATGTAGCGTTTCGTGAGCGCGTCGGCTATCTTGGATGCCATCACCGGGTCGTAGTCGATCGCGGCTACGCGGATGACGTCGGTCCTCTCGATGCTGTCTACCCTGATCTGTTTCGCGAGCCGGTTTATCGATAATTCGAGCTTTTCCGATGCCGTAGGCGGCCTCTTGAACCACGACATGACCGGGTTGACAACGTAATCCATAGTGAGCTTTACCGCTTTCCATCCGAGCGGGGAATATTTCAATTCGTCTTTGCGCTTATCGAGTCCGAGGTTAACGGTGACATCCCTGAGCAGGTCCCTGCTTTTTATGACTTCGCTGACCGTGCTCGCGATATCCACCGTCCTGAAAGCGGGTATCGGCGCGTAATACGACGAATCTACCTGCGGGAGGCTCGCGACGAGCAGCCTTACCTCGCTCTTGTATTTCGGCAGGAAAAACGAAAGGAATATCGTGGTAAAGATCAGCGAAAGCACCGCGAATATCGGCAATAGCGACTTTCTTTTGAAGATTATCCTGAGGTTATCACGCGCGCTCATCTCATAACGGTCCATCACGCCCTCCTTTTAAGTTTGATTGCTTCCGTAAAATCCTTTGTGGAAATAATAATTAAACAGGCGCCTGTATATGAATGAACTGACAGCTTTGCTGTTTCGTTCCAGTTTTTTTGCCAGGGATAAAAGTGCATTTATAGTCATATCATTAATGAATATCTTTTGCGCGGCATATCTCGCGTATCTCACCGACAGCTTCGGCCCGCGTTCCGGAAGGAACCTCGCGATGAACGCCGTCTCCTTCAGCAGGTCTTTGTCCCCCGACCCGAGCCAGAGCCGGAACGCCTCTCCGTACCTGCGCACCTTTTCCAAAAACTGCTGCGGCGTCCTGAAATGGTAATGGCGCGAGACCGCTTTTTCGTTATATACGATCTTCAACCCCTTTTTATAGAGGCGGAAGCCGAAATCCGTATCCTCGAACCCTATCGTCCTCGCGAATATCTTCTCGTCGAACCTTTCCGAGAGGAACGCCTTCTTGAGCGAGATATTCATCGACGAGAAATCCGCCCATCCGCAATAATTGCCGTGCTCCAGGTGCCTGAACGCGAGGCCGACATCGTCGAGCCTCATCAGGGGTGTAGTCTTGACATCGGACGGGTATTTCGGGTTCCCTAATACCGCGACCTGCGGGCCCGGGAACCTCTTATGGAAATCCAGGTGCCGGGCAAGGCAATCCTTTTCCGGGACGTTGTCTCCGTCGAGGAACATTATATAAGTGCCCATAGCGGCATCAAGCCCCCTGTTTCGCGCCACGCCTGAGCCTAAACGTTCGTCATTCCTGAAATATTTTACGAGGCCTTTTTTTACGAACGCCCCAACCAGCGCGCGCGTGCCGTCAGTGGAAGCGTCGTCGACTACTATCACCTCGATGTCTCCGGCCGGGATGGCCTGCCGCTCCAAAGCCTCAAGCGCCTTGCCCAATACCTCTCCGCAATTATATGCGGGTATTATGACAGAGAACAACAAGGAGGTTAAAAAACGCCTTCTTCGACCTGTACGATATCGCCCGGTTCAAGCACGATGTCTTTTGACAGGCCGTTCATTATGAGTTTCATGTTCGCTTTTATCGTTTCATATCCTGCGGATCCGGCCTTCGGGCGCAACACTTTCACGCGGCTTGACGAACCGTATTTTGTGAAACCGCCGGCGCTCGAGATCGCCTTGAGCACGGTCATGTTATCCTCCAGGAAATACGTGCCCGGCTTCAGGACCTCGCCGTAGACGTAAAACTTCTTGCTGCGCGATTCCTTGACCGCGACCGAGACGACCGGGTATTTCAGGTAACCGTCGGCGAGGCGCGCCTGTATTTCATCCTGCACTTCGGAAGGCGTCTTGCCTTTCACGTCTACCTTGCCGATATACGGGAAGGTTATCGAGCCGTCCGGAGATACGGTGACTGTCAGCGCCAGCTGCTCGGGCTGTAACACCGCTATGTCGAGGATGTCCTCGTTGCCCACCCTATAGTCCGATGATTTCGGCGCCGGGGCCCCTAACGGGGCAGGCGCAGCCGTTAGCGGAGCAGTCTCCTGCATGCTACTTTCCGGGGCCTGGGGTTTTACGCCCGGCGCGGCGGCCTTCGGCTGCGCAAAGTTAAACTTTTTTGCGGCCTCATCCGCGTCCGCGCGCGGCAGGAATACGCATACCGCCGCCAGTGATATCACTATTGTGAGTCCTTTCATCACTTCGCTCCTTTCGCTAAAAGTACTACGGGTATCGTTTTAATGAATATCGCCATGTCGAGCCAAATAGACCAGTTGTCTATGTATTCCAGGTCGAGTTTTGCCCACTCGTTGAAATCCGTTATGCGGCTGCGGCCGCTCACCTGCCAGATGCAGGTAAGACCGGGCCTCATGCTCAGCCGGCGTCTCTGCCACGGGTCGTATTCATTGACCTCGGACGGAAGCGGCGGACGAGGCCCGACGATGCTCATATCGCCGGTGAGCACATTCCAGAATTGCGGAAGCTCGTCTAAGCTGTATTTTCTCAAAAATTTGCCTATTTTCGTGATCCGCGGGTCGTTCTTTATTTTAAAGACCGGGCCGGTCATTTCATTTTTGTCGCGCAGCTCTTCAAGCTTCGATTCCGCGTCCGCGGCCATCGTGCGGAACTTCAAAAGCTTGAACTTCCTGCCGTTGACGCTGACGCGCTCCTGTTTGAATAATACCGGGCCGGGCGATGTCGCCTTTACGGCGATCGCGACAGCGGCGAATACCGGCGAAAGAAGCAGGAGCGACGCGCCGGAGGCCGTAATATCAAAAAGCCGTTTTAAAAACATCCCCCAGACATCTTTGGGCACGCTCTCGAATGTCTGCATCGGGAAGCCGTGGATATCCGACTGCCGCGCTTTCGCCAGTTTTAATTCAAAATAATCCGTGGCTACGCTGACTGTAATGCCTTCCAGCTCGCAGAGCTGCATGAGCGGCTCTATCTTGATTATCGTCGCGCGCGGGACGACAAAAATGATCTCGTCTATCGGGTTGCCGTGGATTATGTCCGGCACATCCTTAAAAGTCCCTATTACCTTAAATCCATCGATCGTCTCGCCCGTTTTCGTCTCATCTTCGTCGACGAGGCCGATTATCTTGAGGCCCCATTCCGCGTGCGTTTTCGCGAGGTTAAGGAAATTTTGCGCGCGCCTGCCCGTCCCGACTACGAGTATATGCCTGAAATTATACCCGAGGCGGCGGATGAACCTGAATATCAGCACGAGCGCAAGCTTTTCGGCGCTCAAAAATACCCATGTGGCAAGGAACGCTATCAGGATCAGCGCGCGGCTTACGTATTCTATCTTGAGCATGTAGATGACGCTGCTCGTGACGCCGAAGCCGATGAGCGCAGTCTGCATTATATCGAGCAGGATATCCGGGATCGTCTTCGTCCTGAAAGTCCTGTACATCCCGAAATACGAAAGCATCCCGCCCCATACCACAAGGAACAGCGGCAGGAGCCACAGGTAATAATGCAACGGATAAATATCATTTATCCTGTCCCTGAGCGCGTATCCGGCGAAAAAACACGCCGTGATTATGCACAGGTCCGCCAACAGGCTCAACTTCCTGAATACCGTTATGTTTTCTTTAAGCATTAAAACTCAGTCGCCAGGCCGAACGTGACGGTGTTTTTCCGGTATTCGCTGAAATAGGAAGTAGAGTCCTGGTTTGAGAATGAATACAATGCCCTGGCTTTCCATTTATCGTTAATTTCGTATGCCAATCCCGCGCTGGCGCCGACAAGGTCGTCAATCTGCCCTGTGTTGACGTATTCGCCGCGGCCGTAGAACGCAGAGACCGTGCCGGTCAATTTCCGGGTGATCTCATGGTTTATCTGCCCCGAAACCTGCAATTGGTCGAAAATGTCCTCCTGATAGGATATAGTATTGTAGCGCTTTGAGAACATAAGGCTGGCGTTAGTGCGATCGTTGATATCGTCCGTGAGGGCTATTGTGCCAAAGGGCTTCGCGAACTCGTTGCCGCTGTACGCCCTGATAAAATCCACTCCGGTGGACGCGTCCACATAGACCTGTTTCGTGAGGAATTTGCGGAATCCCCCCGTCCATGTGTTTGTCGTCGCGTGCGGCCCATTGTCGAAATCGCGGCGGCTGAAATCGTACGCGGTGAAAATAGTGAAATCGGAACTTAATATGTAGGCGCCTTCTATGCCGGCGGTGTTAAGGAATGATTTCGCGATGTCATTGCGCGAATAAGCGTTGTATTCGTTCGAGTAACGCGTAGAAAGGCCGAAATGCTGGGATACGTCGCGCGCGTAGCCGAAGTTGACGCGGTTCCTGTCTGAGCTGTACCGGCCCCCGACGAAGCCGAACTGGTCCTCGAAACTGCGCGGCTCGTATGTCCTTGTCCATGTGTCGCTTAACGTTATCCTGTCATATTTGGAGAGCTCGGATGCGAACGCCGCAGTCACGTCTCCGGAGTTGTTGTCGAAACCGGAATTATCGGCATAGAACTCGTGATAGTAGTTCCCGGATACCGATGCCGTTGACGTCTTGCCTTCGTAAATGAGCGAGGCGCCTACCGACGGCTTAGTGTAAAAGTCGCCTATCTTGTTGTCTTTGACATAGGTTATGTTGTCGTCATAGGTCTCATAGACGGCGCCGTGGACCTTTACCTCCACCTCATGGAACCGTACGGCATACGTCTCCGGAGAAAAGAGGCACAGGATCCCTATCATCAATACTGTTTTTATGTGTTTGTTCATTTGATTTGCTTGTCGGATCACAGGATAAAACGACGCAAGTAGAAATATCTTTATAAAGGCAGACAAGTCAATATTTTACGTTATCTGTGGGGGTTAGTCAAGCGGTAAAAAACGAAGGTGGCGAAGAGGCAAAGCGCGCCGCCGAGCATCAGGGCGTCCGGAGCGCCCATTTTACTGGCGAGGGCCCCGGCAAGAAGGCTTCCGATGGGCGCCATGCCCATGAAAGCCATGACATAGAAGCTCATGACGCGGCCGCGCTTGTCATCGTCGACGTTGGTCTGGATAAGCGTATTGCTCGAGGCGGTCGTCGCGAGGAATCCGAAGCCGGTCACGACAAGTAAAATTATAGAAACCCATAAAACGCGCGAGAGGGCGAATAAAATCACGCCGGCCGCGAATATCGCGGCGGCAATAGGTATTCCCCTTTCAAGTGTCGGCGGTGTCTTGCGCGACGCGAGGTAAAGCGTCGCGATAAGCGCGCCGACGCCGATGGCGGCCATCAATACGCCGAGCGTAAGCGACCCGCCGTGGTGGATATCCGCGGCGAAGACCGGCATCAGCACGACATACGACATGCCGAGCATGCTTATTATGCTCAGCAGGAATAATATCATCCTGATCGACTTCGAGCCGAACGCGTATTCAACGCCTTCTTTGAGTTCGCGCAGGACGTGCATCTCCTTCCCCTTCTCTTCTTTCGGCGTAAGTTTCATCATCAGCAGGCTCGCGATGACGGCAAGGAAAGTTATCCCGTTAATAAGGAAACATATCCCTTCCCCTGCCAGCGCGACGAGGATGCCCGCGGCCGTCGGGCCGATGAGCCGCGCGCCATTAAATATGGCAGAGTTAAGGGCAATGGCGTTGCCGAGCATCTCTTTCTTCTCGACCATATCTATGAGGAATGACTGGCGCGTCGGGATATCGACGGCGTTCACACAGCCCAGGAACAGGGCCAGGGCGATTATCTCCCAGACTTGTATCTTACCGGTGAGCGTCAGATAAGCGAGGATGAACGCCTGTATCATCGAAAGCGCCTGCGTGGTTATGACGATGCGGTGGCGGTTATACCTGTCCGCGAAGACGCCGGCGAACGGGCTTAAAATAAATGTGGGGATCTGCGAGCAGAACGCCACGATACCGAGGAGCAAGGTAGAACCGGTCATCCGGTAAACAAGCCAGCTCATAGCGACAGACTGCATCCATGTGCCGATGAGCGAAATGCTCTGGCCCATGAAGAACAGGCGGAAATTCCTTAACTTCAGCGTGCGGAAAGTATTATTAAAAAAATTATTCATATCTTAAAGCTTCGATGGGATTCAGCTGGGCGGCCTGGTGCGCGGGCCAGCTGCCGAACACGATGCCGACGAGCAAAGAGAAACCCGTCGCTAAAATTATCGAGAACGCGGAAAGTTTCACCGCCCACCCGGCTATCATCGCTATTAAACTCGATATGCCCGCGCCGAGCGCGATGCCGCAGACGCCGCCGATAAACGCTATCAGCGCGGCCTCGATCAAAAACTGGATCATGATGTCGGTATTGCGCGCGCCTATCGCCTTGCGCAAACCTATCTCGCGCGTGCGCTCGGTCACCGAGACGAGCATTATATTCATGATGCCGATGCCGCCGACGAGCAAAGATATCGCCGCGATCGAGCCCAATAATAACGCCATCGTCCTGGTCGTCGTCTCAAGCATCTGCTTGATCTCCGCCATGTTCCTTATCTGGAATGTGTCCTCGTTATCCTTGCTGAGGCGGTGCTGTTTTATGATGAGCCTGGTTATCGCGTCCTGCGTCTCCTCTATCAGGTCCGGCGATTTTACCTCGACAAATATCGCGTCGATATAATCCTTGCCGAAGACGCGGTACATCGCGGTCGTGACCGGGATGATCACGATGTCGTCCTGGTCGTGCCAGCCGCTGGCGCCTTTCGTCGGGAGGACGCCGACCACCTTGAAATTTATAAGGTTTATTTTTATCGTCTTTCCGACGGGATTCGAGTCGCCGAAAAGTTCGCGCGCGACCGTAAAGCCGATAACCGCGACCTTGTCCCGCAATTTCACTTCCTCTTCGGTGAAGAACCTGCCGACAACCGGGACCGAGTTTCGCATCTCGGCGTAACCCGGGCCGTCGCCTTCTACCGTCGTGCTCCAGTTCTTGTTCCCGTAGACGAGCTGGCCCCTTCCCTGGACGTTGGGATATATCCGGCTTATCTCCTCGCTCATTTTTGATATAGCGGCCACGTCCTGAAAAGTGAACCTGGTCACCGTGCCTGAGCCCATAGAAACGCCGTGTACCCGCGCCGAGCCGGGCATGACGACCAGGAGGTTCGAGCCCAGGGACGACAATTGTTTGGATATAGTCTCCTGCGCGCCTTGTCCCAGCGCGAGCATCGCGATGACCGCCGCGACACCTATCAGTATTCCGAGCACAGACAAAAACGTGCGCATCTTGTGCGACCACATCGCGCTGGCCGCCTGGCGGATGTAATCGAGGAGCTCGGCCTGGCTCGAGAATTTCTGCTCTTTATCGAACGCCTCTTTTATTTTTTCCGCCTCCGGCGAGGGCGCGCATTTTTTCTTGTCTTCGCAATTGGGCTCGTCCGAGATTATCTCGCCGTCACGCATTTTTATGATGCGTTTCGCGTGAACCGCGATCTCGTTCTCGTGCGTTACGATAATGAGAGTTTTGCCTTTTTCGTTCAATTGTTTCAATACCGCTAGTATCTCTTCCTTGCTTTTTGAGTCGAGGTTTCCGGTCGGTTCGTCGGCCAGGATTATCAGCGGGTCATTTACCAGCGAACGCGCTATCGCGACGCGTTGCTGCTGGCCGCCTGAGAGTTCATTCGGCTCGTGCGTCATACGTTCGCCGAGGCCGACTTCCTCCAGCCTCTCGCGCGCGAGTTCTTTCAGGTGGCGCTTGCCCGCGTAGATAAGCGGCAGTTCGGCGTTCTCGAGCGCGGTCATCCTGGGCAAAAGGAAGAACTGCTGGAATACAAAACCTACAAGCCGGTTTCGCGTAGCGGCGAGTTCGTCGTCGGAGAGTTTCGTGACGTCTTTGCCGCTTAGTAGATATGAGCCGGAATCGGGCCTGTCCAAAAGGCCCAACAGGTGCATCAGCGTCGACTTGCCCGAGCCCGACGCTCCCATGATGGCGACAAATTCCCCCGCCTCTATCTTCAGGGATACATTATTGAGCGCGTGCACCTCGGACGCGCCCATGGAATACGACTTTTTTAAATTTTTTATTTCTATCATTTTTTGTTGGAACTCTTGTTCCTTGACGGCATGAACGGGTTTGTCGCGGTGTCGGCGGTGGGAAGGGCGTATTTCTGCGCCTTAACGACTATCTTTTCGCCCGCGGTTATACCCGATAGTATCTCGGTGTTGAGGTCGTCGGAGATCCCGGTCGTGACGGCCTGCCTGACCGGCTCCTTCTCCGGTCCCCGGCTCAACAGGACATAACTTCCCTCTTTATCCTTATGCACCGCCTCGTTCGGCAGCAGCAGGGCGTCTTCTTTCTTCTGTTCCAGGAAATCTATGTTCGCGTTCATTCCCGAACGGAAGAAGGCAGGGACGCTC
The nucleotide sequence above comes from Candidatus Omnitrophota bacterium. Encoded proteins:
- a CDS encoding ABC transporter permease → MIEIKNLKKSYSMGASEVHALNNVSLKIEAGEFVAIMGASGSGKSTLMHLLGLLDRPDSGSYLLSGKDVTKLSDDELAATRNRLVGFVFQQFFLLPRMTALENAELPLIYAGKRHLKELARERLEEVGLGERMTHEPNELSGGQQQRVAIARSLVNDPLIILADEPTGNLDSKSKEEILAVLKQLNEKGKTLIIVTHENEIAVHAKRIIKMRDGEIISDEPNCEDKKKCAPSPEAEKIKEAFDKEQKFSSQAELLDYIRQAASAMWSHKMRTFLSVLGILIGVAAVIAMLALGQGAQETISKQLSSLGSNLLVVMPGSARVHGVSMGSGTVTRFTFQDVAAISKMSEEISRIYPNVQGRGQLVYGNKNWSTTVEGDGPGYAEMRNSVPVVGRFFTEEEVKLRDKVAVIGFTVARELFGDSNPVGKTIKINLINFKVVGVLPTKGASGWHDQDDIVIIPVTTAMYRVFGKDYIDAIFVEVKSPDLIEETQDAITRLIIKQHRLSKDNEDTFQIRNMAEIKQMLETTTRTMALLLGSIAAISLLVGGIGIMNIMLVSVTERTREIGLRKAIGARNTDIMIQFLIEAALIAFIGGVCGIALGAGISSLIAMIAGWAVKLSAFSIILATGFSLLVGIVFGSWPAHQAAQLNPIEALRYE